One segment of Shewanella piezotolerans WP3 DNA contains the following:
- the eno gene encoding phosphopyruvate hydratase, which produces MAKIINIIGREIMDSRGNPTVEAEVHLEGGFMGMAAAPSGASTGSREALELRDGDKARYLGKGVLKAVEAVNGTIADALIGKDATAQAELDQIMIDLDGTENKAKFGANAILAVSLAAAKAAAAFKGVPLYAHIADLNGTPGVYSMPLPMMNIINGGEHADNSVDIQEFMIQPVGAANFREGLRMGAEVFHSLAKVLKADGHSTAVGDEGGFAPNLPSNASALAAIKVAVANAGYELGKDITLAMDCAASEFYDKEANIYDLKGEGKKFTSEEFNFFLQDLTKEYPIVSIEDGLDESDWDGFAHQTKLMGDKIQLVGDDLFVTNTKILKRGIDNGIANSILIKFNQIGSLTETLAAIKMAKDAGFTVVISHRSGETEDATIADLAVGTAAGQIKTGSLSRSDRVAKYNQLLRIEEQLGEKAPYKGLKEVKGQA; this is translated from the coding sequence ATGGCTAAGATTATTAACATTATCGGTCGCGAAATCATGGATTCTCGCGGTAACCCAACTGTTGAAGCTGAAGTTCATCTAGAAGGCGGATTCATGGGTATGGCTGCTGCACCATCTGGCGCATCAACTGGCTCACGCGAAGCACTAGAACTACGTGATGGTGACAAAGCACGTTACTTAGGCAAAGGCGTATTGAAAGCCGTTGAAGCTGTCAATGGTACTATTGCTGACGCGCTGATAGGCAAAGATGCAACTGCGCAAGCTGAACTTGATCAAATCATGATCGATTTAGACGGCACAGAAAACAAAGCTAAGTTTGGCGCTAACGCTATCTTGGCTGTTTCTCTTGCAGCGGCTAAAGCGGCAGCAGCTTTTAAAGGTGTACCTTTATACGCACATATTGCTGACCTAAACGGTACTCCGGGTGTTTACTCTATGCCGTTACCTATGATGAACATCATCAATGGTGGTGAGCATGCAGATAACTCTGTTGATATCCAAGAGTTCATGATTCAACCTGTTGGTGCTGCAAACTTCCGCGAAGGCTTACGTATGGGCGCAGAAGTATTCCACAGTTTAGCTAAAGTACTTAAGGCTGATGGTCACTCTACAGCTGTAGGCGACGAAGGTGGTTTCGCGCCAAACCTACCATCAAACGCATCAGCTTTGGCTGCAATTAAAGTTGCAGTGGCAAACGCGGGTTACGAGCTAGGTAAAGACATCACATTAGCGATGGATTGTGCAGCGTCTGAGTTTTATGACAAAGAAGCCAACATCTATGACCTTAAAGGTGAAGGTAAGAAGTTCACTTCAGAAGAGTTTAACTTCTTCCTACAGGACCTTACCAAAGAATACCCGATTGTTTCTATTGAAGACGGTCTTGATGAGTCTGATTGGGACGGTTTCGCGCATCAAACTAAACTAATGGGTGATAAAATCCAATTGGTTGGTGACGATCTATTCGTAACAAACACTAAAATTTTGAAGCGCGGTATCGACAACGGTATTGCTAACTCAATCCTAATCAAGTTCAACCAAATTGGTTCATTGACTGAAACTTTAGCGGCTATCAAAATGGCTAAAGATGCAGGCTTCACTGTTGTTATCTCTCACCGCTCAGGTGAAACTGAAGATGCAACTATTGCTGATTTAGCAGTGGGTACAGCTGCAGGCCAGATCAAGACAGGTTCTTTAAGCCGTAGTGACCGTGTTGCTAAGTACAACCAACTACTTCGTATCGAAGAGCAACTTGGTGAAAAAGCTCCTTATAAAGGGCTTAAAGAGGTTAAAGGTCAAGCATAA
- the ftsB gene encoding cell division protein FtsB → MKRLLFALIVLLAMLQYRLWLGDKSLADSIHLQEQIKLQQESNAQLVARNQVLREEINDLRSGTEALEERARNELGMVKEGETFFRVVGGDRLTKQNN, encoded by the coding sequence ATGAAACGCCTTCTCTTTGCCCTTATTGTATTACTTGCCATGCTTCAATATCGCCTATGGTTAGGAGATAAGAGTCTTGCTGACTCTATTCATCTGCAAGAACAAATCAAGCTACAACAAGAGAGCAATGCGCAGCTTGTAGCAAGAAACCAGGTGTTAAGAGAGGAGATTAATGATCTTCGTAGTGGAACAGAAGCTCTTGAAGAACGAGCTCGCAACGAATTAGGTATGGTCAAAGAGGGTGAAACCTTTTTTCGAGTTGTTGGTGGCGATCGGCTAACCAAACAGAATAATTAA
- the ispD gene encoding 2-C-methyl-D-erythritol 4-phosphate cytidylyltransferase, whose product MSQSTNQIIAIVPAAGIGSRMGAEVPKQYLALNEQTILGHTLDCLLNHPQIAQVIVALNPEDKHFCLLPQAQHKKLLTVTGGNERADSVLAALQQADENSWVLVHDAARPCLSHLDIDKLIASTSTFPQGAILGAPVRDTMKRTGEHGEISNTVCRDRLWHALTPQYFQAKQLKVNLRAALAAGAKVTDEASAMEWAGVMPGIVSGRADNIKVTHPDDLQLASLFLKNLGR is encoded by the coding sequence ATGAGTCAATCAACCAATCAAATTATTGCTATCGTGCCAGCGGCGGGGATCGGTAGCAGAATGGGCGCCGAGGTGCCTAAGCAATATCTAGCACTCAATGAGCAAACTATACTTGGTCATACTTTGGATTGCTTATTGAATCATCCTCAAATTGCACAGGTTATCGTTGCGCTAAACCCTGAAGACAAACATTTTTGCCTGTTGCCACAAGCGCAACATAAGAAACTGTTGACTGTCACTGGCGGCAATGAACGCGCAGATTCAGTATTAGCTGCGTTGCAACAGGCCGATGAAAATAGCTGGGTTTTGGTCCATGATGCAGCGCGCCCTTGTTTAAGTCATTTAGATATTGATAAATTGATTGCATCAACAAGCACCTTTCCACAGGGAGCTATACTCGGTGCTCCTGTTCGGGATACGATGAAGCGTACTGGAGAGCATGGCGAGATCAGCAATACTGTTTGTCGCGATAGATTGTGGCATGCTTTAACACCACAGTATTTTCAAGCAAAGCAGCTTAAAGTTAATCTTCGGGCGGCGCTCGCTGCCGGGGCGAAAGTTACCGATGAAGCTTCAGCAATGGAGTGGGCAGGGGTGATGCCTGGTATCGTTAGCGGTCGTGCAGATAATATCAAAGTCACCCACCCAGATGATCTGCAATTGGCTTCACTGTTTCTTAAAAACTTAGGCCGTTAG
- the ispF gene encoding 2-C-methyl-D-erythritol 2,4-cyclodiphosphate synthase, with protein MKIRIGHGFDVHKFGGEPPLILGGVTVPYEVGLIAHSDGDVVLHAISDAILGAMALGDIGKHFPDTDAEFKGADSRVLLKHCYQLALNMGFSMSNLDVTVIAQAPKMAPHIEAIRSVIAADLQSDIDDINVKATTTEKLGFTGRKEGIAVEAVVLMTKI; from the coding sequence ATGAAAATTAGAATCGGCCATGGCTTTGATGTGCATAAATTTGGTGGTGAACCCCCCCTTATTTTAGGCGGCGTGACAGTGCCCTATGAAGTTGGTCTTATTGCACATTCAGATGGTGATGTCGTGCTACATGCTATCTCAGATGCCATATTAGGAGCTATGGCATTGGGGGATATCGGCAAGCATTTTCCAGATACTGATGCTGAATTTAAAGGGGCTGATAGCCGGGTGTTATTAAAGCATTGCTATCAATTGGCATTAAATATGGGCTTTAGTATGTCCAATCTCGATGTGACTGTTATTGCTCAGGCGCCGAAAATGGCACCGCATATCGAAGCGATTAGATCGGTTATAGCTGCAGATCTGCAATCAGATATTGATGATATAAATGTTAAGGCGACTACCACCGAGAAACTCGGATTTACCGGTAGAAAAGAGGGTATTGCAGTTGAAGCTGTAGTACTTATGACAAAGATTTAA
- the truD gene encoding tRNA pseudouridine(13) synthase TruD — MSELHYLYGKPNAKADLRTQNSDFLVQEILPFAPTGEGEHHLLHIRKDGLNTVEVAKMLSSFAHVHPKEVTYAGQKDKNAVTEQWFGVRIPGKETPDWQKMNSEQLTLLSASRHGKKLRIGALAGNRFTLVLRNVSKVEDVVARLEKIAQAGVPNYFGEQRFGHDGKNIIFGRQMFTGRKVKDRKKRSMYLSAVRSNLFNLASSARLAAHGTATLAGDCVMLAGSKSYFTAEHWDETLVERLNNKDIQLSAPLWGRGEPLAQSDAAELESTALAEYSVDRDGLEQAGLNQERRTLLLEPQHLQYQVEDNTITLKFALPSGSYATSVLRELVDYQDVQEAARKAMLAAQQDNVSI, encoded by the coding sequence ATGAGCGAACTTCACTACTTATACGGCAAGCCCAACGCTAAAGCGGATTTACGTACCCAGAACAGCGATTTTTTGGTGCAGGAGATCTTGCCGTTTGCGCCAACAGGCGAAGGTGAGCACCATCTGCTACATATTCGAAAAGATGGTTTAAACACCGTTGAAGTCGCTAAAATGCTTTCAAGTTTTGCCCATGTGCACCCCAAAGAAGTGACTTATGCCGGTCAAAAAGACAAGAATGCGGTAACAGAACAGTGGTTTGGCGTGCGGATCCCTGGCAAAGAAACACCGGATTGGCAGAAAATGAATAGTGAACAACTCACTTTGTTGTCAGCATCTCGTCATGGAAAGAAGTTGCGGATCGGTGCGCTAGCGGGAAACCGTTTCACCTTAGTGCTTAGGAATGTATCAAAGGTTGAAGATGTAGTCGCTCGTCTAGAGAAAATTGCGCAAGCTGGTGTGCCGAATTATTTTGGCGAACAGCGCTTCGGCCATGATGGAAAAAATATTATTTTCGGTCGACAGATGTTTACTGGCCGCAAAGTAAAGGATAGAAAAAAGCGCAGTATGTATTTATCTGCAGTGCGCTCTAACTTGTTTAACTTAGCTAGCTCAGCAAGATTAGCGGCTCACGGCACAGCAACACTAGCGGGTGATTGTGTGATGCTTGCTGGTAGTAAGAGTTATTTTACTGCTGAGCATTGGGATGAAACGTTAGTAGAGCGTTTAAACAACAAGGACATTCAGCTATCGGCACCTTTATGGGGGCGAGGGGAGCCTCTGGCGCAATCAGATGCGGCAGAACTTGAATCCACAGCGTTAGCAGAATATTCAGTTGATAGAGATGGATTAGAGCAAGCGGGTCTTAATCAAGAGCGCAGGACTTTGCTACTTGAGCCTCAACATTTGCAGTATCAAGTTGAAGATAATACTATTACTCTTAAATTTGCTTTACCATCAGGCTCTTATGCAACATCGGTATTACGCGAACTGGTTGACTACCAAGATGTGCAGGAAGCCGCACGAAAAGCGATGCTAGCAGCACAACAGGATAACGTTTCAATCTAA
- the surE gene encoding 5'/3'-nucleotidase SurE has translation MKILISNDDGVNAVGIAALTNSLSLIAETLTVGPDRNCSGASNSLTLTNPLRLNKLDNGYISVSGTPTDCVHLAIRELYQDEPDMVVSGINAGANMGDDTLYSGTVAAAMEGRFLGFPAIAVSLVGSELKHYDTAAHFALKIVQGLKKSPIAQDKILNVNVPDLPIEDIKGIKITRLGARHRAEGMVRTQDPAGKEIFWLGPPGDKQDASEGTDFYAVEHGYVSITPLTVDLTAFEQLPEMTTWLESLV, from the coding sequence ATGAAAATTTTAATTAGTAACGATGACGGTGTAAATGCAGTTGGCATTGCTGCATTGACCAACTCCTTAAGCTTGATTGCGGAAACTTTAACGGTGGGCCCAGACAGAAACTGCTCTGGTGCTAGTAACTCTCTGACCTTGACGAATCCATTGCGGCTGAATAAATTAGACAATGGTTATATATCTGTGAGTGGTACGCCTACCGATTGTGTCCACCTAGCGATAAGAGAGCTGTATCAAGATGAACCTGACATGGTGGTGTCAGGTATTAATGCTGGTGCTAATATGGGAGATGATACTCTCTATTCTGGAACCGTTGCAGCAGCAATGGAGGGGCGATTTTTAGGTTTTCCTGCAATAGCAGTTTCATTAGTGGGATCTGAACTAAAACACTATGATACGGCAGCACATTTTGCATTGAAGATAGTTCAGGGCCTAAAGAAGAGTCCGATTGCACAAGATAAAATCTTAAATGTAAATGTGCCTGATCTGCCTATCGAGGATATTAAAGGTATTAAAATCACGCGACTTGGTGCCAGACATCGCGCAGAAGGTATGGTCAGGACACAAGATCCTGCGGGTAAAGAGATCTTCTGGTTAGGCCCGCCAGGTGATAAGCAAGATGCGAGCGAAGGCACAGATTTTTATGCCGTAGAGCATGGCTATGTTTCTATTACACCATTAACGGTTGACTTAACCGCTTTTGAGCAGTTACCTGAAATGACGACTTGGCTTGAGTCGCTAGTTTAA
- a CDS encoding protein-L-isoaspartate(D-aspartate) O-methyltransferase, whose protein sequence is MDRLASTSALNLARSLYEAGIRDEPVLKAVANTPRERFLDAALGHKAYENTALPIGQGQTISQPYIVARMTEILLQCQPQKVLEIGTGSGYQAAILAQLVPQLCTVERIKSLQIQARQRLKKLDLHNIAFKYGDGWQGWPSKGPYDAIMVTAAAASVPNALTEQLTDGGVLVIPVGEASQQLLKVTRKGNQYVSEAIEIVRFVPLINGELA, encoded by the coding sequence ATGGATCGGCTCGCGTCAACATCGGCTTTAAACCTAGCAAGAAGTTTATATGAAGCAGGTATTCGTGATGAGCCGGTCTTAAAAGCGGTAGCCAATACGCCCAGAGAGCGGTTTTTAGATGCGGCTTTAGGACATAAAGCTTATGAGAATACCGCCTTGCCTATTGGGCAAGGGCAGACAATATCGCAACCCTATATTGTTGCGAGAATGACTGAAATTCTACTGCAGTGTCAACCTCAAAAAGTGCTAGAAATTGGCACGGGTTCTGGTTACCAAGCGGCAATATTGGCGCAACTGGTTCCCCAACTTTGTACTGTAGAGCGTATAAAGAGCTTACAAATACAAGCTAGACAACGTTTAAAGAAGCTAGATTTACATAATATAGCTTTTAAATACGGTGATGGCTGGCAGGGCTGGCCGAGTAAAGGCCCATATGATGCAATTATGGTGACTGCAGCAGCGGCAAGCGTGCCGAATGCATTAACAGAGCAGTTGACGGATGGTGGAGTACTGGTTATTCCTGTAGGGGAAGCTTCACAACAACTACTTAAAGTCACTCGTAAGGGCAATCAGTACGTCTCAGAGGCTATAGAAATCGTTCGGTTTGTACCGTTAATCAATGGCGAGCTTGCCTGA
- a CDS encoding peptidoglycan DD-metalloendopeptidase family protein — translation MKFLPHFTIVFTLLLAGCSFQADRPAPVESLNYASKPSHDKGSITASRYKVKQGDTLYSISWGANKDFAHVAKINNLAKPYTIYPGQVLSLNSKKSVTNSNTAKKPSKSASKQAAVAPKSSEKQLVTSSTTSQGTAKVASKKQLDHVAKPAYSVTDNQQTVNRVIHRQESTLPKKVSRWSWPVKGKMIGTFSAKEQGNKGIKIAGNRGDAIKAAASGRVVYAGSALRGYGNLVIIKHSDDYLSAYAHADKILVKEKQAVNAGQTVAKMGSTGTNRVMLHFEIRYHGKSVNPLKYLPKQ, via the coding sequence ATGAAGTTTTTACCGCACTTCACTATCGTTTTTACTTTGTTATTAGCCGGTTGTAGTTTTCAGGCTGATCGTCCCGCGCCTGTAGAGTCACTCAATTACGCTAGTAAACCTTCACACGATAAAGGCTCTATCACTGCTAGCCGTTATAAAGTGAAACAGGGAGATACACTTTACTCCATCTCTTGGGGAGCAAATAAAGATTTTGCCCATGTCGCCAAGATAAATAATCTTGCAAAGCCTTACACCATCTACCCTGGACAGGTGTTGAGTCTAAACTCTAAAAAATCTGTTACAAATAGCAATACTGCCAAAAAACCGTCGAAATCAGCATCAAAACAGGCTGCGGTCGCACCTAAATCTTCTGAAAAACAACTGGTTACATCATCTACTACTTCTCAAGGGACCGCTAAAGTAGCGTCAAAAAAACAGCTTGATCATGTGGCAAAGCCTGCGTATTCTGTTACAGACAATCAACAAACTGTTAACCGAGTTATCCACAGGCAAGAGTCAACACTGCCGAAAAAGGTAAGTCGTTGGTCCTGGCCAGTGAAAGGTAAGATGATTGGTACTTTCTCAGCCAAAGAGCAGGGAAATAAAGGAATAAAGATCGCGGGTAATCGTGGTGATGCAATTAAAGCCGCTGCTAGTGGTAGAGTGGTTTATGCAGGAAGCGCACTACGAGGATACGGTAATTTAGTTATTATAAAACATAGCGACGATTACCTCAGTGCTTACGCACATGCTGATAAGATCTTAGTAAAAGAAAAGCAAGCTGTTAATGCTGGACAGACAGTTGCTAAAATGGGTAGTACGGGCACGAATCGGGTCATGTTACATTTTGAGATCCGTTATCATGGGAAGTCAGTAAACCCACTTAAATATTTGCCTAAGCAATAA
- the rpoS gene encoding RNA polymerase sigma factor RpoS, producing MGRTNNAVMAEEPTNVSVKESKSDLSKKAVKEAELEQQVQDDLQKNLDATQLYLGEIGFSPLLSAEEEVFFSRKSLKGCEKSRNRMIESNLRLVVKIARRYNNRGLALLDLIEEGNLGLIRAVEKFDPERGFRFSTYATWWIRQTIERAIMNQTRTIRLPIHVVKELNVYLRTARELAHKLDHEPTAEEIAEKLDLSSSDVSRMLKLNERITSVDTPLGGESDKALLDVLADDDNVGPDYKVQDEDMSKSVVKWLDELNTKQREVLARRFGLLGYEPSTLENVGKEIGLTRERVRQIQVEALKRLKDLLGAQGLSVEAIFRV from the coding sequence ATGGGTAGAACTAATAACGCCGTTATGGCAGAAGAACCTACGAATGTTTCTGTAAAGGAATCCAAATCAGACCTCAGTAAAAAAGCAGTTAAAGAAGCAGAATTAGAACAACAAGTACAAGACGATTTACAAAAAAACCTCGATGCAACTCAACTGTATCTTGGCGAAATCGGATTTTCCCCCCTTCTCAGTGCAGAAGAAGAGGTGTTTTTTTCACGCAAGTCTCTTAAGGGCTGTGAAAAATCACGTAACCGCATGATTGAAAGTAACCTCAGACTCGTGGTAAAAATTGCTCGCCGATACAATAATCGTGGCTTAGCGCTGCTTGATCTTATCGAAGAGGGAAATTTAGGCCTAATACGCGCAGTCGAAAAATTTGATCCTGAACGCGGTTTTAGATTCTCAACCTATGCCACTTGGTGGATTAGACAAACAATTGAACGAGCAATAATGAATCAGACTCGTACGATTAGATTACCTATTCACGTTGTTAAAGAGCTCAATGTTTACTTGCGTACCGCACGAGAACTCGCACACAAACTTGATCATGAACCGACAGCGGAAGAGATTGCAGAGAAGCTTGACCTATCAAGTAGTGATGTTAGTCGTATGCTAAAGCTTAATGAACGCATTACCTCTGTGGATACCCCATTAGGCGGTGAAAGTGATAAAGCACTGCTTGACGTATTAGCCGATGATGACAACGTTGGCCCTGATTATAAAGTTCAGGACGAAGATATGTCGAAGTCGGTGGTGAAATGGTTAGATGAACTTAATACCAAGCAAAGAGAAGTGCTAGCGCGCCGATTCGGGTTATTAGGTTATGAGCCATCAACACTTGAAAACGTTGGCAAAGAGATTGGTTTGACACGTGAGCGTGTACGCCAAATCCAAGTAGAAGCGCTAAAGCGCTTGAAAGACCTGCTTGGGGCTCAAGGGCTTTCAGTTGAAGCTATCTTCAGAGTCTAA
- the mutS gene encoding DNA mismatch repair protein MutS — MTAIEPQNLEKHTPMMRQYLTLKAQHPDMLLFYRMGDFYELFYEDAKLASELLGISLTARGKSGGDPIPMAGLPYHAVEGYLAKLVQLRVSVAICEQIGDPATSKGPVERKVVRIVTPGTLTDEALLQERQDNLLAALYQGKSGYGYATLDIASGRFVITELANTEALEAELQRTNPAELLYSEDFSQMSLIAGMNGTRRRPEWEFDFDTCQRLLLNQFGTKDLNGFGIEGARLSLQAAGCLMQYVKDTQRTALPHINSIVRFNQTDSIVLDAATRRNLELTVNLQGGHTNTLASVLDSTVTAMGSRMLQRWLHQPLRDHQVIKARQSSIAELIATENYQLLAEDLKALGDVERITARIALRNARPRDFARLRQALGLLPQLQQTLKASSEPHLQYLSQVIGEFPEELALLSRAVVDNPPMLIRDGGVIRDGYDAELDEWRVLSAGATDYLTQLEAREKEQTGISTLKVGYNRVHGYYIEVSRRESDLVPLSYQRRQTLKNTERYIIAELKEHEEKVLSSQGKALALEKQLWEELFDLILPKLHELQEFATAAAELDVLCNFAECAETLNYACPELSDASGIHVEAGRHPVVEQVSQSPFIANPVTLNSQRKMLIVTGPNMGGKSTYMRQIALITLMAHIGCYVPAEHAVIGPVDRIFTRIGASDDLASGRSTFMVEMTETANILHNATPNSLVLMDEIGRGTSTYDGLSLAWSAAEYLANNLNAMTLFATHYFELTQLPEQIKNVENVHLDAVEHGDSIVFMHAVQEGPASRSYGLQVAALAGVPNSVICAAKQKLHHLESRDHALEQSKNGEMAVQQTISFPTQPTSPVIEALEKLNPDELTPRQALDYLYNLKKMAR, encoded by the coding sequence ATGACTGCAATTGAACCGCAAAACTTAGAAAAACATACCCCAATGATGCGTCAATATTTAACGTTAAAGGCGCAACATCCAGACATGTTGCTATTTTATCGCATGGGGGATTTCTACGAGCTTTTCTACGAAGATGCCAAGCTCGCATCCGAGCTGTTAGGGATATCATTAACAGCGAGAGGCAAAAGCGGCGGTGATCCTATTCCCATGGCTGGCCTTCCCTATCATGCAGTAGAAGGGTATCTCGCTAAGTTAGTTCAACTACGAGTATCGGTTGCGATATGTGAGCAAATTGGTGATCCCGCAACTTCAAAAGGCCCTGTTGAGCGTAAAGTGGTTCGCATAGTGACCCCAGGTACTTTAACCGATGAGGCTTTGCTGCAGGAGCGACAAGACAATTTGTTAGCCGCGCTCTATCAAGGTAAGAGCGGTTACGGCTACGCCACGCTAGATATCGCATCGGGTCGTTTTGTGATCACAGAGCTTGCAAATACCGAAGCGCTAGAAGCTGAACTGCAAAGAACCAACCCTGCAGAATTGCTATATAGCGAAGATTTTTCGCAAATGAGCCTTATTGCCGGCATGAATGGTACTCGTCGTCGTCCTGAATGGGAGTTTGACTTTGATACCTGCCAACGTTTACTACTAAATCAATTCGGTACAAAAGATCTTAATGGTTTCGGTATTGAAGGTGCGAGACTTTCGCTACAAGCTGCTGGCTGTTTGATGCAGTACGTTAAAGATACTCAGCGTACCGCACTGCCACACATTAACTCTATTGTGCGTTTTAACCAAACTGATAGCATAGTGTTAGATGCAGCGACCCGCCGTAATCTAGAACTAACCGTTAACTTACAAGGTGGGCACACTAATACTTTAGCATCCGTTTTAGACAGTACAGTTACTGCTATGGGTAGTCGCATGTTGCAGCGCTGGTTACATCAACCACTGCGAGATCACCAGGTGATTAAGGCAAGGCAATCGTCAATTGCCGAGTTAATTGCAACCGAAAACTACCAGCTTCTAGCTGAAGATTTAAAAGCGCTAGGGGATGTAGAACGAATTACAGCACGTATCGCGCTTCGTAATGCCCGACCTAGAGATTTTGCCCGATTGCGCCAGGCATTAGGGTTACTGCCTCAACTACAACAAACATTAAAAGCCTCCTCAGAGCCTCACCTGCAATATTTGTCGCAGGTTATTGGAGAGTTCCCTGAGGAGTTAGCATTACTCTCTAGGGCAGTAGTTGATAATCCGCCAATGCTTATTCGCGATGGCGGTGTAATACGAGACGGTTACGATGCAGAGTTGGATGAGTGGCGCGTACTAAGCGCTGGTGCTACTGATTACTTGACTCAACTTGAAGCCAGAGAAAAAGAGCAAACAGGTATATCTACCCTCAAAGTTGGTTATAACCGAGTTCACGGCTACTATATTGAAGTCAGCCGCCGCGAGTCTGATTTGGTGCCACTGAGCTATCAGCGTCGCCAAACGCTAAAAAACACTGAACGTTATATTATTGCTGAGCTTAAAGAGCATGAAGAGAAAGTGCTTTCTAGCCAGGGCAAAGCGTTAGCACTTGAAAAACAGTTATGGGAAGAGTTATTCGATCTAATCTTACCTAAGTTGCATGAACTCCAAGAGTTTGCCACTGCGGCAGCTGAGTTAGATGTATTATGCAATTTCGCTGAGTGCGCTGAAACACTTAATTATGCCTGCCCAGAGCTTTCCGATGCATCAGGTATACACGTAGAAGCTGGTCGTCATCCCGTCGTCGAGCAAGTAAGCCAATCCCCCTTTATCGCCAACCCAGTGACGCTAAATTCACAGCGTAAGATGTTGATCGTGACAGGACCTAATATGGGGGGTAAATCCACCTATATGAGACAGATTGCCCTCATTACATTAATGGCACATATAGGATGTTATGTTCCCGCAGAGCATGCGGTTATTGGCCCTGTTGATAGGATATTTACGCGCATTGGTGCATCAGATGATTTAGCATCTGGCCGCTCAACCTTTATGGTGGAGATGACCGAAACGGCAAATATACTCCACAATGCGACGCCAAATAGTCTAGTGCTAATGGATGAAATTGGTCGTGGAACATCTACCTATGATGGTCTTTCTCTCGCGTGGTCTGCAGCCGAGTACTTAGCAAATAATTTAAACGCTATGACCCTATTTGCCACTCATTATTTCGAGTTAACCCAACTGCCTGAGCAGATTAAAAATGTCGAAAATGTGCATTTAGATGCCGTTGAACATGGTGATAGTATCGTGTTTATGCATGCTGTACAGGAAGGTCCAGCGAGCCGTAGTTACGGACTACAAGTTGCTGCACTTGCAGGTGTTCCTAACAGTGTTATCTGTGCAGCGAAACAAAAACTTCACCATTTAGAAAGCCGAGATCACGCATTGGAGCAATCTAAAAATGGAGAGATGGCAGTGCAGCAGACAATCAGCTTCCCAACTCAGCCGACATCACCAGTGATAGAAGCACTTGAAAAGCTAAACCCTGATGAATTAACCCCAAGACAGGCTCTCGATTACCTATACAACTTGAAGAAAATGGCCAGGTAA